A portion of the Streptomyces sp. YPW6 genome contains these proteins:
- a CDS encoding serine hydrolase has translation MESLRIIDTWPVTTAAAAVVRADGTVLGTHGPTGHRFPLASVTKPLAAYAALVAYEEGAVELDEPAGPEGSTVRHLLAHTSGLAFDEHRVTAPPGNRRLYSNAGFEVLGDHIAKASGIPFAEYLRQAVLEPLAMTSTTLDGSPARDGVSTVDDLVRFAAEVQAPRLLDPRTVLEAQSVVHPGLKGVLPGYGHQNPNDWGLGFEIRDSKSPHWTGNTSSPATFGHFGQSGTFLWIDPVAGVACVALTDRAFGPWAAEAWTPFTDAVLAELP, from the coding sequence ATGGAGAGCCTGCGCATCATCGACACCTGGCCGGTCACGACGGCGGCGGCCGCCGTCGTCCGGGCGGACGGCACGGTCCTCGGCACGCACGGGCCGACCGGACACCGCTTCCCCCTCGCCTCGGTCACCAAGCCGCTCGCGGCCTACGCGGCGCTGGTGGCGTACGAGGAGGGGGCCGTCGAGCTGGACGAGCCGGCCGGGCCCGAGGGCTCCACGGTCCGCCACCTGCTCGCCCACACCAGCGGCCTCGCCTTCGACGAACACCGGGTGACGGCCCCGCCCGGCAACCGGCGCCTGTACTCCAACGCGGGCTTCGAGGTGCTGGGCGACCACATCGCGAAGGCGTCCGGCATCCCGTTCGCGGAGTACCTGCGCCAGGCGGTCCTGGAACCCCTGGCCATGACCTCCACGACCCTGGACGGCTCCCCGGCCCGCGACGGCGTCTCGACGGTGGACGACCTGGTCCGCTTCGCCGCCGAGGTGCAGGCCCCGCGCCTCCTCGACCCGCGTACGGTCCTGGAGGCCCAGAGCGTCGTGCACCCGGGCCTCAAGGGCGTCCTGCCCGGCTACGGCCACCAGAACCCGAACGACTGGGGCCTCGGCTTCGAGATCCGCGACTCCAAGTCCCCGCACTGGACGGGGAACACGTCCTCCCCCGCCACCTTCGGGCACTTCGGCCAGTCGGGCACGTTCCTGTGGATCGACCCGGTGGCGGGCGTCGCCTGCGTCGCCCTGACCGACCGCGCCTTCGGCCCGTGGGCGGCGGAGGCGTGGACCCCGTTCACGGACGCGGTTCTGGCCGAGCTGCCCTGA